Proteins from one Gossypium raimondii isolate GPD5lz chromosome 8, ASM2569854v1, whole genome shotgun sequence genomic window:
- the LOC105793489 gene encoding protein EFFECTOR OF TRANSCRIPTION 2-like isoform X2, whose protein sequence is MGAAKLADVVTRFNREDHKRTKHDSQFSKWKVLIGPHDWEDHSVGKEGVARYRVENLPKTASSGLYELAINKPSSKDHNGKLDSDKVLVVYLGEADNVRSRLQQYGRTGAHLGRNDSGDNKVCGCFEDIFARGYSIVYRWAPMENKADARRTEDQLLRTYDYAWNKGSNGVRRYDDILEKLDKRASNLIKVANFSKKHLPFLQKQVGIKIKASKLVSDDNEFGKYKNEENLNFWPEVLNFSRSRPRLVLNHGGFDENETFSCGVVLDAGSICKRPPVEGRKRCSEHKGKKTTGSSTSSSMKSQPYKEDYPEIEHCSPICGVAMDDGSLCRRRPVSGRKRCDLHKGRRIYSSNSEITRYQTTPYAVFNSYSDEASDFYENRTGMAISIYNRNNCSTPICGVPTCNGIPCKRTGNVNGRCWQHLKYSGSRSSSNDFTPRNSNNGEASDFYENRTGMAISICNRNNCSTPICGVPTCNGTPCKRTGNVNGRCWQHLNYSGSRSSSNDFTPRYSNNDSTGTSICGAPTRNGSSCRRPVKGNGRCWQHL, encoded by the exons ATGGGAGCGGCTAAATTGGCCGATGTGGTCACCAGATTCAACCGTGAAGATCACAAACGAACCAAGCACGACTCTCAGTTCTCCAAATGGAAG GTTCTAATTGGTCCTCATGATTGGGAAGACCATTCAGTGGGGAAAGAAGGAGTGGCTAGATACAGGGTTGAAAATCTCCCCAAAACTGCAAGCTCAGGTCTTTATGAGCTTGCTATAAATAAACCTTCGAGCAAGGACCATAATGGCAAGCTTGACTCAGACAAGGTTTTGGTGGTTTATCTTGGGGAGGCTGATAATGTCAGGTCAAGGCTACAACAATATGGCCGTACAGGTGCTCATTTGGGTAGAAATGACTCGGGGGATAATAAAGTATGTGGCTGCTTTGAGGACATTTTTGCTAGAGGCTACTCGATTGTTTACAGATGGGCTCCT ATGGAAAACAAGGCAGATGCTCGGAGAACTGAAGATCAGCTTCTCCGTACTTATGATTATGCATGGAATAAAGGCTCGAACGGTGTACGTCGTTACGATGATATCCTTGAAAAACTAGATAAGCGTGCATCAAATCTTATAAAAGTAGCCAATTTCTCCAAAAAGCATCTGCCCTTCCTTCAAAAGCAAGTAGGCATCAAAATCAAAGCAAGCAAGCTAGTTTCGGACGACAATGAGTTTGGCAAATACAAAAATGAAGAGAACCTCAACTTTTGGCCTGAAGTTTTGAACTTCAGCAGATCCCGGCCTCGGTTGGTTTTGAATCACGGTGGCTTCGACGAGAACGAAACCTTCTCTTGTGGGGTGGTTTTAGACGCTGGTTCGATTTGTAAAAGGCCACCGGTTGAAGGAAGAAAACGATGCTCTGAACACAAGGGAAAGAAAACTACAGGGTCTTCCACGAGTTCGAGTATGAAATCACAACCTTACAAAGAGGACTATCCCGAAATTGAGCATTGTAGTCCTATTTGTGGGGTTGCCATGGATGATGGTTCTCTTTGTAGAAGGCGACCCGTTTCCGGAAGAAAAAGATGTGATTTGCATAAAGGGAGGAGAATTTATAGCTCCAATTCCGAGATAACAAGATATCAAACAACGCCATATGCTGTTTTCAATTCATATTCTGATGAAGCTTCAGATTTTTATGAAAATCGTACAGGGATGGCGATTTCCATCTATAATCGCAACAATTGTAGTACACCCATTTGTGGAGTACCTACCTGCAATGGTATTCCCTGCAAGAGAACAGGTAATGTAAATGGAAGGTGTTGGCAGCACTTGAAATATAGTGGCAGCCGCAGCAGCAGCAATGATTTTACTCCGCGAAACTCGAACAATGGTGAAGCTTCAGATTTTTATGAAAATCGTACAGGGATGGCGATTTCCATCTGTAATCGCAACAATTGTAGTACACCCATTTGTGGAGTACCTACCTGCAATGGTACTCCCTGCAAGAGAACAGGTAATGTAAATGGAAGGTGTTGGCAGCACTTGAATTATAGTGGCAGCCGCAGCAGCAGCAATGATTTTACTCCGCGATACTCGAACAATGACAGTACGGGTACATCCATTTGTGGGGCACCAACCCGCAATGGTTCGTCCTGCCGGAGACCAGTCAAGGGAAATGGAAGGTGTTGGCAGCACCTATAG
- the LOC105785040 gene encoding protein EFFECTOR OF TRANSCRIPTION 2 has protein sequence MVLIVVEDEIPVHVDRSNREDHKKTDHDSYFSEWKLLICPHGWKNGKGGAVTRYRLENLPQSFGPGTYELAVCKLPSRDRHGKLEPGLVVYVGEAENIRVRLQQYGRDGTHLCRKNGFREKKCRLFDPIFARGCCIIYRWASMKSKAAAQRTEARLLEKYDYAWNIGSNGARRPNDILRKLDKHVSNKRHLPIKIKSNKQVNGRCRRHLDHRGGGGDITYICGAATSDGAPCERPVSGNGRCWQHSNYGRSSSSNKRHVPVKIKSNKQVNGRCRRHLNYGGDGGSSFTSRNLNYGCYDSSFTPRWLDHGGDDIILICGATTDNGAPCERPVSGNGRCWQHLDYSSSSSSSSGSSSSGGGGGGSSSRGGGSSSSGGGSSSSSGCFTCGTFNYDPQWFF, from the exons ATGGTGCTTATAGTCGTAGAAGATGAGATTCCCGTTCACGTCGACAGGTCGAACAGAGAAGATCACAAGAAGACCGACCACGATTCCTACTTCTCCGAATGGAAG CTTCTTATTTGTCCTCATGGCTGGAAAAATGGGAAAGGTGGAGCGGTGACCAGATACAGGCTTGAAAATCTTCCACAAAGTTTCGGTCCAGGAACCTATGAGCTTGCGGTGTGTAAACTGCCGAGTAGGGACCGCCATGGCAAGCTTGAACCTGGTTTGGTGGTTTATGTTGGGGAGGCTGAAAATATAAGAGTAAGACTCCAACAATATGGCCGTGATGGTACTCATCTCTGTAGAAAAAATGGATTTCGGGAAAAAAAATGTCGTTTGTTTGATCCAATTTTTGCAAGGGGTTGCTGTATTATCTACAGATGGGCTTCT atgaaaagtaagGCAGCAGCTCAAAGAACTGAAGCTCGACTTCTTGAAAAATACGATTATGCATGGAATATAGGTTCTAATGGCGCACGTCGCCCCAATGATATCCTTCGGAAACTAGATAAACATGTATCCAACAAAAGACATTTGCccatcaaaatcaaatcaaacaagCAAGTAAATGGAAGATGCCGGAGGCACTTAGATCAccgtggtggtggtggtgataTTACATACATTTGTGGAGCAGCCACTTCCGATGGTGCTCCTTGTGAGAGACCGGTTAGTGGAAATGGAAGATGTTGGCAACATTCGAATTATGGTCGCAGTAGTAGTTCCAACAAAAGACATGTGCCCgtcaaaatcaaatcaaacaagCAAGTAAATGGAAGATGCCGGAGGCACTTAAATTATGGCGGGGACGGCGGTAGCAGTTTTACTTCACGGAACTTAAATTATGGCTGCTATGACAGCAGTTTTACTCCGCGGTGGTTGGACCATGGTGGTGatgatattatattaatttgtggAGCAACCACCGACAATGGTGCTCCTTGCGAGAGACCGGTTAGTGGAAATGGAAGGTGTTGGCAACACTTGGATTatagcagcagcagcagcagcagcagcggCAGCAGCAGCagcggcggcggcggcggcggcaGCAGCAGCAGAGGCGGCGGCAGCAGCAGCAGCGGCGGcggcagcagcagcagcagtgGTTGTTTTACTTGCGGTACTTTCAACTATGACCCGCAATGGTTCTTTTAA
- the LOC105793489 gene encoding protein EFFECTOR OF TRANSCRIPTION 2-like isoform X4, with the protein MGAAKLADVVTRFNREDHKRTKHDSQFSKWKVLIGPHDWEDHSVGKEGVARYRVENLPKTASSGLYELAINKPSSKDHNGKLDSDKVLVVYLGEADNVRSRLQQYGRTGAHLGRNDSGDNKVCGCFEDIFARGYSIVYRWAPMENKADARRTEAQLLTTFDYAWNKGSNGVRRHDDILQKLDKHASNLMKLANFSKKHLPFLQKQVGIKIKASKLVSDDNEFGKYKNGENHNFLLQVFNFSRSRPRLVSNHGGSNENETFSCGVVLDDGSICKRPPVEGRKRCAEHKGKKTTGSSMGLSMKSQPHKEDYPEIEHCSPICGVAMDDGSLCRRQPVSGRKRCDLHKGRRIYSSDSEITRFQAMPYAVFNSYSDEEASVLYENHTGMTITTLVSGLDETSPSHVFDWNSSLNSSNCSIPICGVPTFNGTPCKRTGNGNGRCWQHLKYSGSRSSSNDFTPRNSNNDSKGTSICGAPTRNHSSCRRPVKGNGRCWQHLNYSGSRSSSNDFTPRYSNNDSTGTSICGAPTRNGSSCRRPVKGNGRCWQHL; encoded by the exons ATGGGAGCGGCTAAATTGGCCGATGTGGTCACCAGATTCAACCGTGAAGATCACAAACGAACCAAGCACGACTCTCAGTTCTCCAAATGGAAG GTTCTAATTGGTCCTCATGATTGGGAAGACCATTCAGTGGGGAAAGAAGGAGTGGCTAGATACAGGGTTGAAAATCTCCCCAAAACTGCAAGCTCAGGTCTTTATGAGCTTGCTATAAATAAACCTTCGAGCAAGGACCATAATGGCAAGCTTGACTCAGACAAGGTTTTGGTGGTTTATCTTGGGGAGGCTGATAATGTCAGGTCAAGGCTACAACAATATGGCCGTACAGGTGCTCATTTGGGTAGAAATGACTCGGGGGATAATAAAGTATGTGGCTGCTTTGAGGACATTTTTGCTAGAGGCTACTCGATTGTTTACAGATGGGCTCCT ATGGAAAACAAGGCAGATGCTCGGAGAACTGAAGCTCAGCTTCTCACTACTTTTGATTATGCATGGAATAAAGGCTCAAACGGTGTACGTCGTCACGATGATATCCTTCAAAAACTAGATAAGCATGCATCAAATCTTATGAAATTAGCCAATTTCTCCAAAAAGCATCTGCCCTTCCTTCAAAAGCAAGTAGGCATCAAAATCAAAGCAAGCAAGCTAGTTTCGGACGACAATGAGTTTGGCAAATACAAAAATGGAGAGAACCACAACTTTTTGCTTCAAGTTTTCAACTTCAGCAGATCTCGGCCTCGGTTGGTTTCGAATCATGGTGGCTCCAACGAGAACGAAACCTTCTCTTGTGGGGTGGTTTTAGATGATGGTTCGATTTGTAAAAGGCCACCGGTTGAAGGAAGAAAACGATGCGCTGAACACAAGGGAAAGAAAACTACAGGGTCTTCCATGGGGTTGAGTATGAAATCACAACCGCATAAAGAGGACTATCCCGAAATCGAGCATTGTAGTCCTATTTGTGGGGTTGCCATGGATGATGGTTCTCTTTGTAGAAGGCAACCCGTTTCCGGGAGAAAAAGATGTGATTTGCATAAAGGGAGGAGAATTTATAGCTCCGATTCCGAGATAACAAGATTTCAAGCAATGCCATATGCTGTTTTCAATTCATATTCTGATGAAGAAGCTTCAgttttatatgaaaatcatacGGGGATGACGATTACCACTCTTGTTTCCGGATTAGACGAAACGAGTCCATCCCATGTTTTCGACTGGAATTCAAGTCTCAACAGCAGCAATTGTAGTATACCCATTTGTGGAGTACCTACCTTCAATGGTACTCCCTGCAAGAGAACAGGTAATGGAAATGGAAGGTGTTGGCAGCACTTAAAATATAGTGGCAGCCGCAGCAGCAGCAATGATTTTACTCCGCGAAACTCGAACAATGACAGTAAGGGTACATCCATTTGTGGAGCACCAACCCGCAATCATTCTTCCTGCCGGAGACCAGTCAAGGGAAATGGAAG GTGTTGGCAGCACTTGAATTATAGTGGCAGCCGCAGCAGCAGCAATGATTTTACTCCGCGATACTCGAACAATGACAGTACGGGTACATCCATTTGTGGGGCACCAACCCGCAATGGTTCGTCCTGCCGGAGACCAGTCAAGGGAAATGGAAGGTGTTGGCAGCACCTATAG
- the LOC105792927 gene encoding probable caffeoyl-CoA O-methyltransferase At4g26220 gives MICFSSIYLKSMEFTTAEPFLHKGLLQSFELTKYILKTNVYPREPSPLKELREVTAKHPGNFMSTTPDSGQLMGMLLKLINAKKTIEIGVYTGYSLLLTALSIPHDAMIIAIDPNKETYEIGLPIIQKAGVEHKINFIESQALPVLDKLLQNLNNEGSFDFAFVDADKENYLNYHERLLKLVKVGGLIVFDNTLWGGTVAQPEEAVSEDRKESRRSIIEFNNSVSIDQRIEIALTPSGDGLTICRRIR, from the exons ATGATTTGTTTCTCAAGCATATATTTGAAGAGTATGGAATTTACAACAGCCGAGCCATTTCTCCATAAGGGGTTGTTGCAGAGTTTTGAGTTAACtaag TATATCTTGAAGACCAACGTCTACCCTAGGGAACCATCACCTCTAAAGGAGCTCCGAGAAGTTACTGCAAAGCATCCAGG GAATTTTATGAGCACAACACCAGATTCAGGTCAACTAATGGGGATGTTACTTAAGCTAATTAATGCAAAGAAGACGATTGAAATTGGTGTTTACACCGGCTATTCTCTTCTCCTCACTGCTCTTTCAATCCCTCACGATGCTATG ATTATAGCCATAGATCCAAACAAGGAAACATATGAGATAGGCCTTCCCATTATCCAAAAAGCAGGTGTGGAACACAAAATCAACTTCATTGAATCCCAAGCTTTACCAGTTCTGGACAAGCTTCTTCAAAATTTAA ATAATGAAGGGAGTTTTGATTTTGCATTTGTCGATGCGGATAAAGAAAATTACCTGAATTACCACGAGAGGCTTCTGAAACTGGTGAAAGTTGGCGGATTGATCGTCTTTGACAACACGCTTTGGGGAGGCACGGTGGCTCAACCCGAAGAGGCGGTTTCAGAAGATAGAAAGGAATCGAGGAGGTCGATCATAGAGTTTAACAACTCAGTTTCAATCGATCAACGCATCGAAATCGCTCTCACTCCGTCGGGTGATGGGTTGACCATCTGCAGGCGAATTCGTTGA
- the LOC105793489 gene encoding protein EFFECTOR OF TRANSCRIPTION 2-like isoform X3, with translation MGAAKLADVVTRFNREDHKRTKHDSQFSKWKVLIGPHDWEDHSVGKEGVARYRVENLPKTASSGLYELAINKPSSKDHNGKLDSDKVLVVYLGEADNVRSRLQQYGRTGAHLGRNDSGDNKVCGCFEDIFARGYSIVYRWAPMENKADARRTEDQLLRTYDYAWNKGSNGVRRYDDILEKLDKRASNLIKVANFSKKHLPFLQKQVGIKIKASKLVSDDNEFGKYKNEENLNFWPEVLNFSRSRPRLVLNHGGFDENETFSCGVVLDAGSICKRPPVEGRKRCSEHKGKKTTGSSTSSSMKSQPYKEDYPEIEHCSPICGVAMDDGSLCRRRPVSGRKRCDLHKGRRIYSSNSEITRYQTTPYAVFNSYSDEASDFYENRTGMAISIYNRNNCSTPICGVPTCNGIPCKRTGNVNGRCWQHLKYSGSRSSSNDFTPRNSNNGEASDFYENRTGMAISICNRNNCSTPICGVPTCNGTPCKRTGNVNGRCWQHLNYSGSRSSSNDFTPRYSNNDSTGTSICGAPTRNGSSCRRPVKGNGRCWQHL, from the exons ATGGGAGCGGCTAAATTGGCCGATGTGGTCACCAGATTCAACCGAGAAGATCACAAACGAACCAAGCACGACTCTCAGTTCTCCAAATGGAAG GTTCTAATTGGTCCTCATGATTGGGAAGACCATTCAGTGGGGAAAGAAGGAGTGGCTAGATACAGGGTTGAAAATCTCCCCAAAACTGCAAGCTCAGGTCTTTATGAGCTTGCTATAAATAAACCTTCGAGCAAGGACCATAATGGCAAGCTTGACTCAGACAAGGTTTTGGTGGTTTATCTTGGGGAGGCTGATAATGTCAGGTCAAGGCTACAACAATATGGCCGTACAGGTGCTCATTTGGGTAGAAATGACTCGGGGGATAATAAAGTATGTGGCTGCTTTGAGGACATTTTTGCTAGAGGCTACTCGATTGTTTACAGATGGGCTCCT ATGGAAAACAAGGCAGATGCTCGGAGAACTGAAGATCAGCTTCTCCGTACTTATGATTATGCATGGAATAAAGGCTCGAACGGTGTACGTCGTTACGATGATATCCTTGAAAAACTAGATAAGCGTGCATCAAATCTTATAAAAGTAGCCAATTTCTCCAAAAAGCATCTGCCCTTCCTTCAAAAGCAAGTAGGCATCAAAATCAAAGCAAGCAAGCTAGTTTCGGACGACAATGAGTTTGGCAAATACAAAAATGAAGAGAACCTCAACTTTTGGCCTGAAGTTTTGAACTTCAGCAGATCCCGGCCTCGGTTGGTTTTGAATCACGGTGGCTTCGACGAGAACGAAACCTTCTCTTGTGGGGTGGTTTTAGACGCTGGTTCGATTTGTAAAAGGCCACCGGTTGAAGGAAGAAAACGATGCTCTGAACACAAGGGAAAGAAAACTACAGGGTCTTCCACGAGTTCGAGTATGAAATCACAACCTTACAAAGAGGACTATCCCGAAATTGAGCATTGTAGTCCTATTTGTGGGGTTGCCATGGATGATGGTTCTCTTTGTAGAAGGCGACCCGTTTCCGGAAGAAAAAGATGTGATTTGCATAAAGGGAGGAGAATTTATAGCTCCAATTCCGAGATAACAAGATATCAAACAACGCCATATGCTGTTTTCAATTCATATTCTGATGAAGCTTCAGATTTTTATGAAAATCGTACAGGGATGGCGATTTCCATCTATAATCGCAACAATTGTAGTACACCCATTTGTGGAGTACCTACCTGCAATGGTATTCCCTGCAAGAGAACAGGTAATGTAAATGGAAGGTGTTGGCAGCACTTGAAATATAGTGGCAGCCGCAGCAGCAGCAATGATTTTACTCCGCGAAACTCGAACAATGGTGAAGCTTCAGATTTTTATGAAAATCGTACAGGGATGGCGATTTCCATCTGTAATCGCAACAATTGTAGTACACCCATTTGTGGAGTACCTACCTGCAATGGTACTCCCTGCAAGAGAACAGGTAATGTAAATGGAAGGTGTTGGCAGCACTTGAATTATAGTGGCAGCCGCAGCAGCAGCAATGATTTTACTCCGCGATACTCGAACAATGACAGTACGGGTACATCCATTTGTGGGGCACCAACCCGCAATGGTTCGTCCTGCCGGAGACCAGTCAAGGGAAATGGAAGGTGTTGGCAGCACCTATAG
- the LOC105793489 gene encoding protein EFFECTOR OF TRANSCRIPTION 2-like isoform X1 — MPFQSGAIRDICIMVLIVEEDKIPMQLLAVHVDRSKREDHKKTDHDSHFSEWKLLVGPHDWKNGKDGAVTRYRFENLPEYPGPGIYELAVCKLPSRDRHGKLEPDLVVYLGKSGNIRARLQQHGRNGTHLCGKNGFGENGCPLFDIFARGWSITYRWASMENKADARRTEDQLLRTYDYAWNKGSNGVRRYDDILEKLDKRASNLIKVANFSKKHLPFLQKQVGIKIKASKLVSDDNEFGKYKNEENLNFWPEVLNFSRSRPRLVLNHGGFDENETFSCGVVLDAGSICKRPPVEGRKRCSEHKGKKTTGSSTSSSMKSQPYKEDYPEIEHCSPICGVAMDDGSLCRRRPVSGRKRCDLHKGRRIYSSNSEITRYQTTPYAVFNSYSDEASDFYENRTGMAISIYNRNNCSTPICGVPTCNGIPCKRTGNVNGRCWQHLKYSGSRSSSNDFTPRNSNNGEASDFYENRTGMAISICNRNNCSTPICGVPTCNGTPCKRTGNVNGRCWQHLNYSGSRSSSNDFTPRYSNNDSTGTSICGAPTRNGSSCRRPVKGNGRCWQHL, encoded by the exons ATGCCCTTCCAAAGTGGTGCAATCAGAGACATTTGCATAATGGTGCTTATAGTCGAAGAAGATAAGATTCCAATGCAATTATTGGCCGTTCACGTCGACAGATCGAAGAGAGAAGATCACAAGAAGACCGACCACGATTCCCACTTCTCCGAATGGAAG cTTCTTGTTGGTCCTCATGACTGGAAAAATGGGAAAGATGGAGCGGTGACCAGATACAGGTTTGAAAATCTTCCAGAATATCCAGGTCCAGGAATCTATGAGCTTGCGGTGTGTAAACTGCCGAGTAGGGACCGCCATGGCAAGCTTGAACCTGATTTGGTGGTTTATCTTGGGAAGAGTGGAAATATAAGAGCAAGACTCCAACAACATGGCCGTAATGGTACTCATCTCTGTGGAAAAAATGGATTTGGTGAAAATGGATGTCCTTTGTTTGATATTTTTGCAAGGGGTTGGTCTATTACCTACAGATGGGCTTCT ATGGAAAACAAGGCAGATGCTCGGAGAACTGAAGATCAGCTTCTCCGTACTTATGATTATGCATGGAATAAAGGCTCGAACGGTGTACGTCGTTACGATGATATCCTTGAAAAACTAGATAAGCGTGCATCAAATCTTATAAAAGTAGCCAATTTCTCCAAAAAGCATCTGCCCTTCCTTCAAAAGCAAGTAGGCATCAAAATCAAAGCAAGCAAGCTAGTTTCGGACGACAATGAGTTTGGCAAATACAAAAATGAAGAGAACCTCAACTTTTGGCCTGAAGTTTTGAACTTCAGCAGATCCCGGCCTCGGTTGGTTTTGAATCACGGTGGCTTCGACGAGAACGAAACCTTCTCTTGTGGGGTGGTTTTAGACGCTGGTTCGATTTGTAAAAGGCCACCGGTTGAAGGAAGAAAACGATGCTCTGAACACAAGGGAAAGAAAACTACAGGGTCTTCCACGAGTTCGAGTATGAAATCACAACCTTACAAAGAGGACTATCCCGAAATTGAGCATTGTAGTCCTATTTGTGGGGTTGCCATGGATGATGGTTCTCTTTGTAGAAGGCGACCCGTTTCCGGAAGAAAAAGATGTGATTTGCATAAAGGGAGGAGAATTTATAGCTCCAATTCCGAGATAACAAGATATCAAACAACGCCATATGCTGTTTTCAATTCATATTCTGATGAAGCTTCAGATTTTTATGAAAATCGTACAGGGATGGCGATTTCCATCTATAATCGCAACAATTGTAGTACACCCATTTGTGGAGTACCTACCTGCAATGGTATTCCCTGCAAGAGAACAGGTAATGTAAATGGAAGGTGTTGGCAGCACTTGAAATATAGTGGCAGCCGCAGCAGCAGCAATGATTTTACTCCGCGAAACTCGAACAATGGTGAAGCTTCAGATTTTTATGAAAATCGTACAGGGATGGCGATTTCCATCTGTAATCGCAACAATTGTAGTACACCCATTTGTGGAGTACCTACCTGCAATGGTACTCCCTGCAAGAGAACAGGTAATGTAAATGGAAGGTGTTGGCAGCACTTGAATTATAGTGGCAGCCGCAGCAGCAGCAATGATTTTACTCCGCGATACTCGAACAATGACAGTACGGGTACATCCATTTGTGGGGCACCAACCCGCAATGGTTCGTCCTGCCGGAGACCAGTCAAGGGAAATGGAAGGTGTTGGCAGCACCTATAG